In the genome of Hippoglossus hippoglossus isolate fHipHip1 chromosome 9, fHipHip1.pri, whole genome shotgun sequence, the window aaatattaTAGATTAATTGTACTTACTATATTCTTCAAGTATCTGTACTTGACtgaagtagatttatttttcaggtACTCCACAAAATATGTCAGCAAATATATGTACTTTCTACTCTACTGTATTTTATACCATGCCTGGCactgttcacattgtttttaatgtttttttaaaataattagtAATGAGAGGGGAATTGGTTCTcagatccaatcagagcaggcaggtaacattagGTAACATCACTTTTACTTTTAGCCCATATTTTAAAGCTCTCCAGGCTCTCCTACTGTATATTCAGATAAGACTGAGGCGCTCTGGTCCAGTCCAGTCTAGGCTTTCACCTAAACATAGATTAACTTCGGTCGCCTCTGTCCGTGGCAGATGTTGAGATCAGAATTCAGGCCTTTGGGTACGTGATCAGTAAACATTGTTCTCAAATCTTTAAAACGGCTCATACACTAAAGAACAAAGCTGAGTCCTGATCGATATCACTATCACTTTTAGTTAGATTAAAGTCTATTACCTAGACATTTTTAACTAATTTAATTATAACATAGTCCATATTCATGGTAGATGCCATGTGAGAACATCATGCTATAGCTACTGTTTTTAGTTATAAACTGTAGTACCGTGTCATGCACACTCATGGGTTTACACCAAAATGTTCAACTGCAGTGCTCaaacaatgtattttttatttatttatttcagtacaACATGACAGATTATTTTACTACTcttaaacaaaataatttagTAATTAACAGAACAAAAGAAGTTGGCAAATATCACCAGTTACAAAAAAAAGTTCATTTCCTGAAGTTTTTCATAATTATGGAGCcagaagaaatgaagaagaTGCTGTCCGCTGTGAACGCCTCTACACAATATTTTGTCTGTCAAGAGATGTCTCGGTCACATTTCAACACTCTGACCTGTGTAGCTGAGAGGAATGTtaaaatacagttaaaacatttgtttaccagaattaaaaacacatttcatgatCAAAATCTCACATAATTGTTTGCAATAACAGAGGATTTAGGGAAAAGCACCTTGGGCAtatgagctgtttgttttttctttgtcagagACACAGGGGAATGTACGTGTTTGGTTATTGTCCGGACGGTGCCTTCCTTCTAAACACTTGTTTTGACACTGTAATATTTGGTCTTTATGTTGAGAATGATTTCTACAATACTATTTGTTTTACACAGTCAGAGCTAACAACTTGTTCTTGATTTCATTTCCAGATTAAATATCATAGGAGTTACTGCATCATTCAGGAAGGAGACCtgataatataaaaacactgttGTCATTGTGATTGGTATCATATTTCATAAAAGTAGTACAGCAGCtgtactgatttaaaaaaaacatcctaaTGTTGAGTGAATGAatagtgcagcagcagtgtgagaaCAGGATCTGACTGATCAACAGGATCAGTCGTCGTCTGCTTCATCGAAGGCCACGCCAGTCGCTTGCATCTTTCtgcaaaacacatgaacagtTGTTGCTTTCCCTTCACAGAGAGAGTCATGGGGCTACTGGTGTGAGTTGATGGGAGATAAACTGTACTTTTTAGTTCCTGGGTTGATGAGTGAAGCCCCTGGAGCTCGTCTCTTCACCGTCACTGATGGACcacagttctgctgctgcctgggcTCAAactctgaagaagaaaaaaagaccatCTCCTTAACTTGAATGAACTGAGCTGCTGTCAACACCATTAACAACAACTCACCATATTTATAACATGGCTACTGACAATCCTGGATTCTGATTAGTAATAAGCTGTAGACAAACTTTTACTAACTGTGGTTAAAACCGGGGTTAAAATGCGCGAATGAATGGGTTTTAGTTTGATTGTGTGTGGCATTTTGTTGGTCACGGTACAACTGGGATATTATACCCTTCAAGTGTTTATGTTCCATGATTCAGTCGAGGCTATTATCAGCTTAGTATTTGCTGTTATTATCTGTTTAAGTCCTAATGAGAACTGATTTAATTTAGTGTAACcttgttgggtttctctataattttttagatcttgaccttctatgtaaaatgccttgagataatgtatattatgatttggcactttacaaataaaattgaagttAAATGATTTTGTATCCCAGCTCAAGAATGGACTTTTCCTCTATATACCTGCTGTTAGCACTTTTCCAATGATTGTGTATGGGGTAAAATTGTGTGTGGGATGCTGTCAAAGATGCAATACCCACTGCAGCCACTACATTGAAATTATGTCACCCACTGGCTCAAGTTTTTGTCAACAAAGGCCAATTTCAGTAGTTGGTTGATATTTAGGTTTAAGAGTGTTCATGTTGTTCAGGGTTTTGGTATATGATGAAAACACTCAAATTCTGCTCTCAGCTGTCTATAATTACAGTAGTGTACATATATAATCTAATAAATAGAGTAAATGTCCTTTGCCGCCCCCCTGTGGATACACCAGGTCAAACTGCTTATTACTAAAAGTAGCTATATGCAGTGCAGGGCCCTCAATTTTACAAACCAGCACTATGCGCTGACTCTAAACTTGACAGGACTTTGACTGTGATAAGCAAACAATGAGTAAAAgatcataatatacattatctcaaggcactttacgtagaaggtcaagaccttaaaaatatAGGGAAACCcgacagttcccacaatgagcaacgCTTTGGAGAGAAGAAACTGCCTctttaactggaagaaacctccagcagaaccagactcagtgtgtgCCTTGTCAATGCGcccatctgcctcgactggacacagctttaaaaacatACGTACCTGTGTGATTCCTCTGATGATTTTTTAGTGGACTGAGTGCCGGGGTTCTCACTAGAGGGGGTGAGAAAACACATCCAGCACTGATTCCAGAGTGACCATGGGGTTCAACTCTACAGAAGTTCTTACAAGCTCAGATCTGAAACTTTGTGAAGCACCGGCAGTGAAACATAAGAACAAAGTACCTTTACTGTCAAGCTGAGTGAGGCTGTCTGCCATTCTGaacagcagctccttcagctcctctgtAGCCTGTGGGCCCTGCAGCCTGGACAGACTCACACTCAGGTCACCTGACCCTGAGGACACCTGGAGCTCTGCCCCGGTGTCATGTACCACGACAGACACGTCCCCAGTAACACAGGCAGACCTGAGGGAAAGACGGAAGAACACTGATATCATGattacactctcacacacacacacacacacacacacacacacacacacacacacacacacacacacacacacacacacacacacacacacacacacacacacacacacacacacacacacacacacacacacacacacacacacacacacacacacacacacgttactcATGAACCTCTGGCACAGCGTCTTCTGATATTTCAGCAtgtggaatggggaagactgggatcaaaccttGGATTTTCTGGTTAGTGGGCAATCTGCTCTGTATGCTAAGCCACAGCCGCTGATTGGAAAGCTACTCAATATGCATCACTGGCATCAATAATTCCAAAAAATAATTCACATTACACAAAAGGGTTTTTGAAGGAGCACATATTGCATGTATAATCTTACCTGAGTTTGAGAATATAACCCTCTGTCGATTTCAAGGCAAACTTCTGTCTCTGCACAGACAGGTAGGGTTAGAACCAGTGGCAGATCAGGAACAAGACAACACTTTCTCTGATGCTCTGTGAGAACCATGGCGGCTCAGCAGCAGGTGAAACTTACAAACTCATTCAAGGTGTCCTCTGTGTACTCTGTGCTCCAAACATCTGCAGCATCTGTCaggctgtaaaaacacacagtcagctgACACACTGACATAACCTCCACATGTACACCGGTACGAGGTAGAATAAAAGGTGAACAGCTGTTTGATTTACCCTGGACTGCATGTGTTCACATTACTGTCTCAGTACACACACTGAAAGGAAGACTTCTGACCCAGActgcatttaaatatttgtaaatattacatttccTGGTAAATaagcaaatataaatacacagtcAGAGTACCACAGATGATTGTATTATTGATTCTGGGGGTTGCTCTTTAATTCCGCATTAATTCTACATAGTAACAATCCATTAGTTGATTGTTTTCAGCCAACATGTCGGTCCATTTCTACATCATATCAAGACTCCATGCTGATCTGAGGAATACATCTTTGCCGCCGGCTACTAATTGAATTGAACCTTGTTCTACATGTTGACACACGTCGTTCTCCTGATAATTAGCAGGTCCAGGGTCAAACTGTCCTGTTCTAAATGGAGACTGGCTCGGAGCTGTCTCCCTTCAGTAGAAACACTCACCAGCTTTGACTCACCAGATATAAAACAGTGCATTTCTCCGGTGTGTATAACACAGATACTTGGACTGGCTCTTTCCATCCAACACAGTGCAGTACGACGACGGCTTCACATCCTCCATGTTCCCTCCACTGGTCAG includes:
- the paxx gene encoding protein PAXX isoform X2, producing the protein MEDVKPSSYCTVLDGKSQSKYLCYTHRRNALFYICLTDAADVWSTEYTEDTLNEFRQKFALKSTEGYILKLRSACVTGDVSVVVHDTGAELQVSSGSGDLSVSLSRLQGPQATEELKELLFRMADSLTQLDSKVRTPALSPLKNHQRNHTEFEPRQQQNCGPSVTVKRRAPGASLINPGTKKKMQATGVAFDEADDD
- the paxx gene encoding protein PAXX isoform X1: MEDVKPSSYCTVLDGKSQSKYLCYTHRRNALFYICLTDAADVWSTEYTEDTLNEFRQKFALKSTEGYILKLRSACVTGDVSVVVHDTGAELQVSSGSGDLSVSLSRLQGPQATEELKELLFRMADSLTQLDSKVRTPALSPLKNHQRNHTEFEPRQQQNCGPSVTVKRRAPGASLINPGTKKYKRCKRLAWPSMKQTTTDPVDQSDPVLTLLLHYSFTQH